The following coding sequences are from one Lolium rigidum isolate FL_2022 chromosome 6, APGP_CSIRO_Lrig_0.1, whole genome shotgun sequence window:
- the LOC124660811 gene encoding factor of DNA methylation 1-like yields the protein MGYSSEEDSEISDSEIDEYEGKTYERLVSGDFKFRNGEKYSCPFCNGKKKKDYNLNNILQHASGVGAAPNRAAKDKATHRALAKHLRNGSANPPKSQPQPQPQPQPQPQPQVIAAVEPQPLPNRFEKFVWPWMGVLVNVPTEWKDGRQVGESGNRLKGQLSRFCVQKVIPLWNFRGHTGNAIVEFTKDWNGFRNALAFENYFEAEGSGRRHWKQKQNQGSKLFGWVARAEDYNFPGLIGDHLRKNGDLKTIDDLENERARKNDRLEANLADEIEVKNKHLQELECRYNESTASLEKMMGQREQLLQKYNEEVRKMQQLAHRHSQRIIDENQNLRSELESKISELNERSKQLDDLSEQSGYDRRNLDQEKQKNAIKSSHLQLATVEQQKVDEDVMKLVRVHKREKQAALNKILNLEQQLEAKQTLELEIQQLKGKLEVMKYMPGHEDLESKNKINELSDALQEKIDELDSMESLNQTLVIKESKSNIEMQEARKELENGLLDLSVGRAHIGFKRMGELDLEAISNACRKLSKEDAEVTAAIICSKWEAEIKNPDWHPFRVVMVDGKETEIIDADDAKLQGLKEEHGEEIYALVTKALREINENNGSTRAELWNFREERKASLKEAVQFVMRQWRMNRRKRQA from the exons ATGGGATATTCTTCAGAGGAAGACTCAGAAATTAGTGATTCTGAGATTGATGAGTATGAAGGCAAAACTTATGAACGCCTGGTTTCAGGAGATTTTAAGTTTAGGAATGGTGAAAAATACAGTTGCCCGTTCTGTAATGgcaagaagaagaaagattacaatCTAAATAATATTCTTCAGCATGCCTCTGGAGTAGGGGCAGCACCTAATCGTGCGGCAAAAGATAAGGCAACACACCGTGCTCTTGCCAAGCATTTGAGGAATGGCTCTGCAAACCCTCCAAAGTCGCAGCCACAACCACAACCACAACCACAACCACAGCCACAGCCACAGGTAATTGCTGCTGTAGAGCCACAGCCTCTTCCAAATAGATTTGAGAAGTTTGTGTGGCCCTGGATGGGTGTTCTAGTTAATGTGCCTACTGAATGGAAGGATGGGCGTCAAGTTGGAGAAAGTGGAAATCGTTTGAAGGGGCAACTATCACGCTTTTGCGTTCAGAAGGTTATTCCTCTATGGAATTTTAGAGGTCATACAGGGAATGCTATTGTTGAGTTCACAAAAGACTGGAATGGTTTCAGAAACGCACTTGCATTTGAAAATTACTTTGAGGCAGAAGGCTCTGGCAGAAGACACTGGAAGCAAAAACAGAATCAAGGGTCAAAGCTTTTTGGATGGGTTGCAAGGGCTGAAGATTACAATTTTCCAGGATTAATTGGGGACCACTTAAGAAAAAATGGTGACTTGAAAACTATCGACGATCTTGAGAATGAAAGAGCACGTAAAAATGACAGACTTGAAGCGAATTTAGCTGATGAAATTGAGGTAAAGAATAAGCACTTACAGGAGCTTGAATGTAGATACAACGAGTCGACTGCATcactggagaagatgatggggcaAAGGGAACAACTTCTTCAAAAATATAATGAAG AGGTTCGGAAGATGCAGCAGCTAGCTCACAGACATTCTCAAAGGATCATTGACGAGAACCAAAATCTGCGTTCCGAACTGGAGTCTAAGATAAGCGAACTTAATGAGAGATCCAAGCAGCTTGATGACCTTTCTGAACAAAGTGGTTACGACAGAAGGAACCTTGATCAGGAGAAACAGAAG AATGCTATTAAATCAAGCCACCTTCAGTTGGCAACAGTGGAGCAACAGAAAGTTGATGAGGATGTGATGAAACTTGTGAGAGTACACAAG AGAGAAAAACAAGCAGCTTTAAACAAGATTCTGAACTTAGAACAACAGTTGGAGGCAAAACAGACACTTGAattagaaatacagcagctaaaggGAAAATTGGAAGTGATGAAGTATATGCCAGGTCATGAAGACTTGGAGTCAAAGAACAAAATCAATGAACTGAGCGATGCGCTGCAAGAAAAAATTGATGAACTGGATTCGATGGAGTCACTTAACCAAACTCTTGTCATTAAAGAAAGCAAAAGCAATATTGAAATGCAAGAAGCTCGGAAAGAGCTGGAAAAT GGCTTGCTTGATCTTTCAGTTGGCCGAGCGCATATAGGGTTCAAGAGGATGGGTGAGCTTGATCTGGAAGCAATTTCAAATGCCTGCAGGAAGTTGTCGAAAGAGGACGCTGAAGTTACCGCTGCCATTATCTGTTCCAAGTGGGAAGCTGAAATAAAAAATCCAGACTGGCACCCATTTAGGGTTGTCATGGTTGATGGGAAGGAAACG GAAATAATTGATGCTGATGACGCGAAGCTTCAAGGATTAAAAGAAGAGCACGGTGAAGAAATATATGCATTGGTTACAAAGGCGCTGCGTGAAATTAATGAGAATAACGGTAGCACCAGGGCAGAGCTGTGGAACTTCAGAGAAGAACGGAAGGCGTCTCTGAAGGAAGCTGTTCAGTTCGTCATGAGACAGTGGCGAATGAACAGGAGGAAGCGTCAGGCCTAA